The following nucleotide sequence is from Pirellulales bacterium.
GCCGCCACAATTGCAGACACCTCTCAATCGCGGCCCGAGCCAAGTATGGTTCGGATTGTCGAGCGGTCCAACAGCGTTTCCGCGGCGAAACCGGTCGACAATCAGTCCGCCGCGGCGGATTCGGCTGCCATCGTGCCAGCCGTTCCGGCACCAACCAGTCTGGCAGCGCCCGCCGAATCTCCGATGCCATCCACGATTTCTGTGGCGCCCGTCAATTCGAGCACCGTACAAACTGTGGAGCGGCCAAGCATCCCCGAGATTACTGATCTGCCGCCAGTGAGTGGGGCGACAGGCGGAGCGGCTGCGAGCGGCGCGAAATCCACGGCAGCAGGTCAGACCCCCGTAAATATCCCGGCCGATCGACCGGGGACGAGTTATGGCTATGATCCGGACTACAAAACGCTTCGCGGTAAGCTCGAATACTCGGTGGCTGGCCAACGCTGGAGGCTGATCTATCTACCGCCTGACGGCCCAATTGACGAGTATGGCGGCACTGCCACGCTTCCAGATCCAAGCCAACTCGATGGGTTTGAAGCGGGAGACTACGTCACCGCCTCGGGCACATTTTCTCCACCCGGCGCTAGCGGCGGCTCGGCGACCTTCGCCATCCAGCGCATCAAACGGCAGTGAGCCTTTTGCGCGCGCGGTAGCTGAATTCGCAAGGTACGGTGCGTCAAGTCCGCGCAGACGCGCCGTGCGTCAAGCGTGGTTCTGGTGCGTCAGCGCTTCGCTTGATGCACCCTACGCTGTCGGCGAATCATTTCCGGGTTTGGGGCGTGTCAGCGGGCAAGGCACGACGTATCATAAGAAGTGGACTGACGGGACTCCGCCGGCCAACTCGATGGACTTCTTGCCGCCCTTCATGGCATCCGAATCCAACAATAGACGACCCGGCATGAGTTCGCTGCTGCAAAATGTCACCGGCACCTTGGCCGTTTGGGCGAAAGGGCCGGTGAGAGGGCGGCTGGGGCAATGGGCTGCGCTGGTGCCAGTCGTCGGCTCTCTTGAACCGGAACTGAAGGAACTCAGCGACGCCGAATTGCGAAAGCGCAGCCTGTCGCTCCGCTATCGGGCGAAAAGCCGCGAGCCGCTGACGCAGATCATGCCCGAGGCCTATGCGCTGGTGCGCGAGGCGGCCGTGCGCACGATCGGCCAACGGCATTTCGACGTCCAAATCCTGGGGGGCATCGCGCTGCACCATCGAACGGTCGCCGAAATGCAAACCGGCGAAGGTAAGACGATCACCGCCACGTTGCCGCTCTATCTCGCGGCGCTCACCGGCCATGGCGTCCATCTGGCAACCGTGAACGACTATCTTGCCGAGCGCGACGCCGACTGGATGGGACCGATCTACCGGCTGCTCGGCCTCACCGTGGGCGTGGTACTGACGCCGATGAACACTCCCCAGCGCCGCGAGGCCTACGCCTGCGACATCACTTACGGCACCGCCAAGGAGTTCGGATTCGACTTTCTCCGCGATCGGCTCCTGCTGCGCCGCACCGCTGAAGGCCAGAGCGATCTGATGGCCCACATGCTCGGCCATCACAGCGACTCGTCGGGCGACAAGCCGGTGCAGCGGCCGCCCCATTTCGCGATCGTCGACGAGGCCGACAGCGTGCTCATCGACGAAGCCCGCACGCCGCTCATCATCAGCGCCCTGCCGACTGAAGACGAGAAGGCCGAAGTCGAGCTGTATCAATGGAGCGCGGCGGCGGTGAAGCAATTCGAGGAGGAAGAGCATTACACCTACGACCACGAGAAAAAGACCGCCGAGCTGAACGCCGCCGGTCGCAGGCTCGTGAGGAACCTGCCCCGCACTCCGGCGCTGCAGTCGGTCGGTATGTTGCGGCTGTACGATTTCATCGAACGGGCGTTGCGGGCCGAGCGGGCGTTCTTTCTCGACCGCCATTACGTCGTTCGCAAAGGAGAGATCGTCATCGTCGATGAGTTCACCGGCCGCATGTCGGAGGGGCGGAAATGGCGCGACGGGCTGCACCAAGCGATCGAGGCGAAGGAAGGGGTCGAGGTGACGATCTCCACGGGGCACGCGGCTCGCGTCACGATCCAGGATTATTTCCTCCGCTATCCGCATCTGGCGGGAATGACGGGCACGGCGTCGAACTCCGCCCGCGAGCTGCACAAGATTTACAAACTTCGCGTGATCCCGATCCCGACAAACCGTCCACCGATCCGCGAGCGCCTGCCAGATCGCATCTTCGGCACTGCCGAGGCGAAATACGATGCGATCGTCGAAGAGGTCAAGCGAATTCACGATGATGGGCGGCCGCTATTGATCGGCACGCGCTCGATCGACAAATCGGAACTGCTCTCGCAGCTTATGAAGGCGGCCGGCATCCCCCACCAAGTGCTCAACGCGCGGCAGGTCGCCGCCGAGGCCGACATCATCGCCCACGCCGGTGAGCGCGGCCACGTGACGGTCTCGACGAACATGGCTGGCCGCGGCACCGACATTCGCCTCGGCGAAGGGATTGCGGAAGCCGGCGGTCTGCATGTGATCCTGACCGAAATGCACGATGCGGCCCGCATCGATCGGCAATTGGCCGGCCGCTGCGGCCGGCAGGGCGACCCCGGCACCTATTGCCAGTTTCTCGCCCTGGACGACGATATTCTGCTCAGCGGCCTTGGACCGGACAAGTCGGAGCACTTGATTGAGCTCGGCAAGCGGTCGTCCGGCCCGTTCGACGGGCTGGCTAGGCGGTTCCGCAAGTCGCAACGGATCATCGAGCGCCGCCATTTCCGCGACCGCCGGGCACTCATGTATCACGAGAAGGAACGCAAGAAAATCCAGAAGGCGATGGGGCAAGATCCGTATCTCGACGCGCCATCGTAAACAGTCGTAGCGTGCGTCGAGTCCGCGCTGACGCACCGGAACACGCGGAATCGTGCGCCTCGGGATGCGATCCGGTGCGTCTGTGCAAAGCCTTGACGCACCCCACAAGATGCGCGATCGGGAATTCAAATGATCGACGAGACCTACCGCTTGGTGTTCGATACGCTGCGGCAGCATTTGACCGAGGCTGGGGTGCGGTTCGTCGAGGACGATGGCGACATCACTTTCGGCGGCCATCGGATTGGGCTCTCGATCGTGTTCGAGGGGTTCACTCAGCAGGAGAGCCAGATCATTGCCCCCCTCGACGTGCAGATTCATCTCGATGGCGACCCGGGAGACCGGTTTCGCGTGGGGACGCTGGGCGTCGGACGAGACCGGCTCACGGCAATTCGTTCGGCGATCGAGGAGTGGCACGTCTTGGCGGCCGCGCCCCTTTTGGCGGCGTTGGGAGCGGAAGCCGGCGCTCGCCGCCGGCCGAAAGCGGCTCGCCAACTCGCGGGCTGGGACGTGTTCCCCGGTCGAGCCGGCGTCCGCGGCACGCTGCCTCCTGGTCTCGATCCGAGCGGAATCTTCTATCGCCTGCTTTTCGAATCGCTGTACAAAGTCGTTCTGAAGTGGCCGCGGCCGACCGGGTTCGAGTTGCGCTCGATCTTCCTGATGGTCACGACGGCCGAAGGCGAGCCGCAGATCCAAGCGGCCATCGATGGCTTCGTCGACGAGCCGCTCGCCCAGGAACTATCCCAACTCCCCTGGCCGCGACCCCCGGAGCCATATCTCTTCAAGCAATTGCTTGTGTTGCGGCATGGCAGCAGTGCGAGTTGAACGTCGTTGCCGACTCTGCCAGCGTCGGAGCGGACGCTGGCAGCGTCCGCCACGAATACGCTCGCTCAATCCCCGGCCGATTTGGGAACATCGAACGATTGCAGGTCGTACGCGTCGATGAACTTGGCCAGCGAGTCCGACGGGTGACGCCGCTGCTGCTCCAGAACCAGCGCGTCGCGGAATCGTCCCAAGTCTAGATACGTCTGGAAGTCGTCGGGGATCTTCACGCCCAGGTCGCCGAAATCGCTATGCCCGGAGATGAATTTGACCATATTCTCGGAGTTAGGTATTCTGCCGATCCAATCGGGATTGGAGACCGGCGTCTTCGCCAGCTTTTCGAGCAACTCTCGCTGCTCGGGGCTGATCAATTCGATCCGTCCGACCATCACTCGCGCGATCTCTGCCGGCTTCGAAACGGAGAGTGAGAGGTAATGATCGGTCCAAACGCGCGGAACGACGAAGAACGCGCGCAGACCCGCGCTCTTGAAGTAGGCCGCGCGCCACGTCTCGACGAGGGCACTAGCTTCGTCGGCGTAGAGTCCTTCCTTAACCAAGGCTGCGTGCAGCTCATCGCACAAGTTGGCCAGGTTGCCGAGCGAAAACTCCCGTTCGGCAAATGATGCCGGCATCTCCGCGACCTGCGCGTTTCGGTCAGCCGTCACCATCACGGGGCCGATCGATCGATAGGCGGAGCTGCCGTCGCTGCGCACGTGAATCAGCCAGACGCGACTG
It contains:
- a CDS encoding preprotein translocase subunit SecA; amino-acid sequence: MSSLLQNVTGTLAVWAKGPVRGRLGQWAALVPVVGSLEPELKELSDAELRKRSLSLRYRAKSREPLTQIMPEAYALVREAAVRTIGQRHFDVQILGGIALHHRTVAEMQTGEGKTITATLPLYLAALTGHGVHLATVNDYLAERDADWMGPIYRLLGLTVGVVLTPMNTPQRREAYACDITYGTAKEFGFDFLRDRLLLRRTAEGQSDLMAHMLGHHSDSSGDKPVQRPPHFAIVDEADSVLIDEARTPLIISALPTEDEKAEVELYQWSAAAVKQFEEEEHYTYDHEKKTAELNAAGRRLVRNLPRTPALQSVGMLRLYDFIERALRAERAFFLDRHYVVRKGEIVIVDEFTGRMSEGRKWRDGLHQAIEAKEGVEVTISTGHAARVTIQDYFLRYPHLAGMTGTASNSARELHKIYKLRVIPIPTNRPPIRERLPDRIFGTAEAKYDAIVEEVKRIHDDGRPLLIGTRSIDKSELLSQLMKAAGIPHQVLNARQVAAEADIIAHAGERGHVTVSTNMAGRGTDIRLGEGIAEAGGLHVILTEMHDAARIDRQLAGRCGRQGDPGTYCQFLALDDDILLSGLGPDKSEHLIELGKRSSGPFDGLARRFRKSQRIIERRHFRDRRALMYHEKERKKIQKAMGQDPYLDAPS
- a CDS encoding DUF6348 family protein, with translation MIDETYRLVFDTLRQHLTEAGVRFVEDDGDITFGGHRIGLSIVFEGFTQQESQIIAPLDVQIHLDGDPGDRFRVGTLGVGRDRLTAIRSAIEEWHVLAAAPLLAALGAEAGARRRPKAARQLAGWDVFPGRAGVRGTLPPGLDPSGIFYRLLFESLYKVVLKWPRPTGFELRSIFLMVTTAEGEPQIQAAIDGFVDEPLAQELSQLPWPRPPEPYLFKQLLVLRHGSSAS